The following coding sequences lie in one Streptomyces xiamenensis genomic window:
- a CDS encoding helix-turn-helix domain-containing protein, producing the protein MSTSVNTSALAIQRDLGEELRRLRLEAGFKTQTAAAKPLKCSQNKISYVESGKRWPDEALLKRMLKVYGLSESKSAEIRATIRTGKSIERSWWDEPRYRDLIAGGLGKIFPLEDGAAKIWNHSGTFIPGLLQTEGYIQALAAFGQRDESALHRELFVEMRLRRQHILTRTHPVLMTGMFLESALRPVVGGREVMREQLQHLQEMAHKPNITLRVVPFSAGSAAAVGSPFTLFEFPGAHNKAAVLREMSRGDDDTHSAAEVRRMRRRFNDLAEHALGPGETIGLIEEIEKAL; encoded by the coding sequence GTGTCGACGAGCGTCAACACCAGTGCCCTCGCGATCCAGCGAGACCTGGGCGAGGAACTGCGCCGCCTACGGCTGGAGGCCGGGTTCAAGACGCAGACGGCGGCTGCGAAGCCGCTGAAGTGCTCGCAGAACAAGATCTCTTACGTGGAGAGCGGCAAGCGCTGGCCGGATGAGGCGCTCCTGAAGCGGATGCTGAAGGTCTACGGTCTCTCGGAGTCGAAGAGTGCCGAGATCAGGGCCACCATCCGGACAGGCAAGTCGATCGAGCGATCGTGGTGGGACGAGCCACGGTATCGGGACCTGATCGCCGGCGGCTTGGGGAAGATCTTCCCTCTCGAAGACGGCGCAGCGAAGATCTGGAACCACTCCGGCACATTCATCCCCGGCCTGCTGCAAACCGAGGGGTACATCCAGGCTCTTGCGGCCTTCGGCCAGAGGGACGAGAGTGCCCTGCATCGTGAACTCTTCGTCGAGATGCGCCTTCGGCGGCAGCACATCCTGACCCGTACTCACCCGGTACTCATGACGGGAATGTTCCTGGAGTCGGCTCTGCGGCCCGTTGTCGGAGGCCGGGAGGTGATGCGTGAGCAACTCCAACACTTGCAGGAGATGGCCCACAAGCCGAACATCACGCTACGCGTTGTGCCGTTCTCGGCCGGGTCCGCCGCTGCTGTCGGCTCGCCGTTTACTCTGTTCGAGTTCCCGGGAGCCCACAACAAGGCGGCGGTCCTTCGCGAGATGTCGCGGGGTGACGATGACACCCACAGCGCGGCAGAGGTTCGCCGGATGCGGCGTCGTTTCAACGACCTTGCGGAGCATGCTCTGGGCCCTGGGGAGACGATTGGACTCATCGAAGAGATTGAGAAGGCGCTATGA
- a CDS encoding VOC family protein, protein MPASITFIVYVDDAPEAARFYADLLELKPTFETPRYISFSLGDGADLALWSGQADGGLNARAPRTGEVCLCLPGAPESIDRRYEQWVAKGVRVVSEPADTVFGRTFVVADPDGNLIRVAPVD, encoded by the coding sequence ATGCCTGCCTCGATCACCTTCATCGTCTACGTCGACGACGCGCCCGAAGCCGCCCGCTTCTACGCCGACCTCCTGGAGCTCAAACCCACCTTCGAGACCCCCCGATACATCTCCTTCTCCCTCGGGGACGGCGCCGACCTGGCCCTGTGGAGCGGCCAGGCTGACGGCGGCCTGAACGCGCGGGCGCCGCGCACGGGCGAGGTCTGTCTCTGTCTGCCGGGCGCGCCCGAGTCGATCGACCGCCGGTACGAGCAGTGGGTGGCCAAGGGCGTCCGGGTGGTCAGCGAGCCGGCCGACACGGTCTTCGGACGCACCTTCGTCGTCGCGGACCCGGACGGCAACCTGATCCGGGTCGCCCCCGTCGACTGA
- a CDS encoding ATP-binding protein, whose product MLERGFVLAVGRYPCVAASVRRARRIAVEAYAPYPGVDRFAVELLISELATNAVLHATGDSFDVLCHSPLGGSVQVEVHDRCRAVPVRRRAAVQDESGRGLELLDVLASHWRTERTANGKSLIFTLQEGSCSNR is encoded by the coding sequence ATGCTTGAGCGCGGGTTCGTGTTGGCTGTCGGGCGGTACCCCTGTGTCGCGGCGTCTGTCCGCCGGGCGCGGCGGATAGCGGTGGAGGCGTACGCGCCGTATCCGGGGGTGGACCGGTTCGCGGTCGAGTTGCTGATTTCCGAACTGGCGACCAACGCCGTTCTGCACGCCACAGGCGACTCGTTCGACGTGCTGTGTCACTCGCCGCTCGGCGGCTCCGTGCAGGTGGAGGTGCACGACCGGTGCCGCGCCGTTCCCGTGCGTCGACGGGCCGCCGTGCAGGACGAGTCGGGGCGCGGGCTCGAACTGCTGGACGTGCTCGCCTCGCACTGGCGGACCGAGCGGACCGCGAACGGCAAGAGCCTCATCTTCACTCTTCAGGAGGGGTCATGTTCGAACCGCTGA
- a CDS encoding histidine phosphatase family protein: protein MRTLYVVTHPEATHHVEKVVGGWHDSHLTPAGVRAAGSIAQALRAQVPDDAEVELYSSDLRRTVRTAEEVAEVFGVRPALDRDLREKSYGEAGGRPQEWLDRRFVPPPAVGERMDHDEGVAGAETKLEWARRLYAALDRILARPCRHQIIVTHGGSLTFLVAAWIRMPIEAAGYASFRAPSGSISTLREDDFFHNRQLAVLGDTRHLDTTGAG from the coding sequence ATGCGCACGCTGTACGTCGTCACCCACCCGGAGGCGACCCACCACGTCGAGAAAGTCGTCGGCGGGTGGCACGACTCCCACCTGACGCCCGCCGGCGTCCGCGCCGCCGGCTCCATCGCCCAGGCGCTGCGGGCACAGGTCCCGGACGACGCCGAGGTGGAGCTGTACTCCTCGGACCTGCGGCGCACCGTCCGGACGGCCGAGGAGGTGGCGGAGGTGTTCGGCGTGCGGCCGGCCCTGGACCGCGATCTGCGGGAGAAGTCCTACGGTGAAGCGGGCGGAAGGCCGCAGGAGTGGCTGGACCGGCGGTTCGTCCCACCGCCCGCCGTCGGGGAACGGATGGACCACGACGAGGGCGTGGCGGGCGCGGAGACCAAGCTGGAATGGGCGCGGCGCCTGTACGCCGCACTGGACCGGATCCTGGCCCGCCCCTGCCGCCACCAGATCATCGTGACGCACGGCGGCTCCCTCACGTTCCTCGTCGCGGCCTGGATCAGGATGCCGATCGAGGCGGCCGGGTACGCCAGTTTCCGGGCGCCGTCCGGCAGCATCAGCACGCTGCGCGAGGACGACTTCTTCCACAACCGTCAGCTCGCCGTCCTCGGTGACACCCGCCATCTTGACACCACCGGGGCCGGCTGA
- a CDS encoding DUF397 domain-containing protein has product MRDLKPDLYAAPLSGEWQKSSLSSGDGDACVRLMKIDGGVALGDSKRPELAPLRYTQVELAAFLQAAKDGEFDHLLDR; this is encoded by the coding sequence ATGAGGGATCTCAAGCCCGATCTGTACGCTGCCCCGCTGTCAGGCGAGTGGCAGAAGTCCAGCCTGAGTTCAGGTGACGGAGACGCGTGTGTCCGGCTGATGAAAATAGATGGCGGTGTGGCACTGGGCGATTCAAAGCGTCCTGAGCTGGCCCCGCTTCGGTACACACAAGTCGAGCTAGCGGCCTTCCTTCAGGCTGCGAAGGATGGCGAGTTCGACCATCTTCTTGACAGGTGA
- a CDS encoding NUDIX domain-containing protein, translated as METTHRPAARVICLDAARRLLLLRWRDPFDGRWLWEPPGGGIDPGETPLVAARRELAEETGLDPASVLDRSVPVDRDFRWNGKRFVGPEHFFLARFAEEQPALARTGLLPDEQVNLGGHAWIFPAELGALPDPLEPPHLPSVLAALVPDGP; from the coding sequence GTGGAGACAACGCACCGGCCCGCCGCCCGGGTCATCTGTCTGGACGCCGCCCGCCGTCTGCTGCTTCTGCGCTGGCGTGACCCGTTCGACGGGAGGTGGCTGTGGGAGCCGCCCGGCGGCGGAATCGACCCGGGCGAGACCCCGCTGGTGGCGGCACGGCGCGAACTGGCCGAGGAAACCGGGCTCGATCCCGCCTCGGTGCTGGACCGGTCGGTGCCCGTCGACCGTGACTTCCGGTGGAACGGAAAGCGGTTCGTCGGGCCCGAGCACTTCTTCCTCGCCCGGTTCGCCGAGGAGCAACCCGCGCTCGCGCGCACCGGCCTGCTCCCCGACGAGCAGGTGAATCTGGGCGGGCACGCGTGGATCTTCCCCGCCGAACTCGGCGCGCTGCCGGACCCGCTGGAACCACCCCACTTGCCGTCCGTCCTCGCCGCCCTGGTCCCGGACGGTCCGTGA